The following is a genomic window from Nocardioides thalensis.
GTGCGGCTACGGACCGCGGGCCGTGGCGACCGACCAGGCCGTCGTGGACGTGGCGGCGCACCTGGTCGCGAATGCGGGCGACACCTGGGCGGTGACGCCGACCCCGACCGGCCTGGTGGACTGCGACCTCGCCAACGGAGAGGTCCTCTACGGGACGGTGTCCACGGTGTCCGGGGCGCTCCGGCTGGCCCCCGACCCGTACCTCCTGACGGTCCTGAGCCCGGAGCGGGAGGTGAGCTTCGCGTTCGCGCCCGTCCTCGGCTCCGACAGCACCCGGGTCGACGCGCAAGCGACGGCGGCGATCAGGTCTCCGGCCGTGCGGTCGGTGCCCTTCTACGCTTTCGTCGGCTGTGACTGGGGGCGGCAGACCATCGCCCAGCCCAACAACGGGCACGCCGCGACGACGGTCAGTCTCGCGTTCCCCGACGAGTCCAACGGTGCCACGTTGACCAGCCTGACGACCGATCCTCTCTCGGACCCGCCGAGGATCACCGTCCCGGCTCCGGACCCGTCGCCGCTCACGATCGCGGGCACCGGCCTCAAGAACGCGCAGAAGCCCGTGACGGGGCTAGGCTTCTTCGAGCCCGGGGGCAGCTCGCCGGTGTGGGTGCCCGCCGCGGACTTCGCCACGCACACCGACACCTCGATCCGCCTGGCCAACGTCCCGGCAGGAGTCCGGACCGTGCCTGGTGACTGGTACGTCCGGGTCCGGACCAGCGACGGTTGGTCGAAGGTCTACGACAACCGCGGCGCGCTGCTCGCGCTCCCGCTGATCGTCGGCAACCCCACGCTGACCTGCGGCCAGGGCTCCAGCGGCGGCAACTTCGGCACCCTGCGGCTGTTCCCCAGCTGGGGTGGCGGGTCGACCAACGTCCAGATCGCCCTCAACATCGCGAAGGGGCTGGAGCACACCCTCGCCGCCCACCCGTCGCCGGTGGCGACGGGCCTCTGCGGCACGGGCACGGCCGGCACCGTGCTGTGGCCGAACGAGGCCACCAACTGCATCTCCACCGACCCCGGCATGGCGGCCCAGGCCGCCCAGGCCGGCTTCATCGAGGGAGTCGGGTCGACGAAGGGACGGCTCGGCAACGTGCAGCCCGGCACCGGTTGCGCCGAGTCCGGCGTACCCGCGACGACCGTGCTCGAGGGCTTCGTGATCAACAACGACACGTTGTCGTGCTTCCTGACGGACGACGGCGTCAACCTCGGCACGGTCAACTCCGCGGACTACGCCGGGGACCCCGTCTTCTCGCCTGCGATCTACCACTCGCCGCGGTTCATGCTGATCCCGGTCCTGCGGGTGCAGCCAACGTCGGGAGCCAGCAGGTCCTACCAGATCGTGGGCTTCCGGCCGGCGTTCCTGACCGGCCAGCCCAACTCGGCCACGCGGACCACGCCGGCCGGTCCGGGGAACGGCCTGACCCTCGACCGGCACGGCGAGATCGAGTCGGTGCAGGTCGTGTTCATCAACGGCAACGCGCTGCCGCCCATGGACGCGGCCGGTACGACGGACTACGCGGGGTCGGGGCCACGGGTGATCCGGCTCGTCGACTGAGGCCCTCGCGGGGCCGGCCAGTGCCGTAGTCACAACGGA
Proteins encoded in this region:
- a CDS encoding pilus assembly protein TadG-related protein; this translates as MRLHRRRGEEGQVAVLVGLLSVVLMGAASMAVDLGQAFVQRQDVQKDTDLAALAGVGGSNLPGTTSGSCGYGPRAVATDQAVVDVAAHLVANAGDTWAVTPTPTGLVDCDLANGEVLYGTVSTVSGALRLAPDPYLLTVLSPEREVSFAFAPVLGSDSTRVDAQATAAIRSPAVRSVPFYAFVGCDWGRQTIAQPNNGHAATTVSLAFPDESNGATLTSLTTDPLSDPPRITVPAPDPSPLTIAGTGLKNAQKPVTGLGFFEPGGSSPVWVPAADFATHTDTSIRLANVPAGVRTVPGDWYVRVRTSDGWSKVYDNRGALLALPLIVGNPTLTCGQGSSGGNFGTLRLFPSWGGGSTNVQIALNIAKGLEHTLAAHPSPVATGLCGTGTAGTVLWPNEATNCISTDPGMAAQAAQAGFIEGVGSTKGRLGNVQPGTGCAESGVPATTVLEGFVINNDTLSCFLTDDGVNLGTVNSADYAGDPVFSPAIYHSPRFMLIPVLRVQPTSGASRSYQIVGFRPAFLTGQPNSATRTTPAGPGNGLTLDRHGEIESVQVVFINGNALPPMDAAGTTDYAGSGPRVIRLVD